In Pirellula sp. SH-Sr6A, the DNA window GGTTTTGCCGATAAGTCTTTGGAATCGCCATGTCGAGGATGCGAAGCCCTGGGTGAAGTGGTTCGAGCACACGGCGACGGCTTGGTGCGTTTTGCTTCTCTGTCTTTGCTGCATCCCTGTTGTTCCGCTTTTGGCATGGGCTGGGTTGATCGCGTTGGTTGTCCTGTATGGGGTGAGGCAACCATCCCTTGGTTCCTCGTCTTTTGGGGCCGGGGCAGTAGCTTGCCACTACTACGCATTTATGCTGATGTGCCACGGCATGAGAGTGAATCCCTTTGAGATCCTTTTCGTTTCAGGCTGGGTGCAGAGTCGATCCTATGTCTCAACCGTTTTGAGCTTCTTTGTGTTCAGTTTGCTCGCCATTCAAACTCTATTGCCGCATCTTGATCGAAGATTCGCCCGTGGTTGGGAAGGAGGCCTGATGCTTCTTATCTTCAAGATGACCTGGATCGCCTGCGTGAGCACCCGTGCTGATATCCAGTGGTGTTTAGTCGGAACTGCACTCTTGTTTTTGCTCAGCGGCGTTGAGATGGCCAAGGCGTATTGGGCGAAGAATGAATCCCGTGTCTGGATTTGCCTCGGACTTTTGTTGGGAGCCATTCTTCTAGGCACCGCCAAGATCCCATTCGCGGAGTTTGCGGAGTATACGCCGATTGGGTGGACCTGTTTGGCAATCAGCCTCGCATGGTGTGCACAGCGATCTCTCACGAAGGAAGATTGGAAGTTCATTGCTCACCCATTCCAGATCGTTGCGATGGGAATCGCATCGTGCTTGAGTGTCTGGTTCGTGATGACGCATCTGTTCGGTATTCACGAGCACGGGAAATCCGTTACCACCTTCTGTTTGTTTCTGGCCAGTTTTTATTCCGCGTTCGAAGCGTACGTTACCAAGTCCACTTGGAGCTTTTGGGCGCTCCTAGTTTTACTCAACGCGGGCCTAACGTCGTGGACTCGAACCGTAGGGTGGAGCGATCTTCAACTTTATTTGGTCCCACTCGGATTTTCGATGGTTGCCATGGTGGAGTTACTGAGAGCCAACCTGACAAAGTCGACCGCCTACAACCTGCGTCTAGCCGGTTCGCTCGTTGCGTTGGTCTCCCCCTTGGCCCAGATTGTTCAAGGAAGCTGGTGGCACCTGATCTCCCTCATGGTCTTAAGCGTACTTGTTGTCCTGCTAGCCATCGGCCTGCGGATCAAGGTGCTGATGGCAACGGGTACGGCCTTCCTAGCAATCGATCTGATTTCGATCCTGGTACGGACAGCGATGGACAAACCGGGTGGACTGTGGATTGCTGGACTCTCGATTGGAGTCGTTGTCATTGCACTCGGTGCTGTCTGTGAAATCTATCGCGATCGGATTCGTGCTCGAATTCGAGAGTTGTCGGATGAGTTAGCGACGTGGAATTGATCTAGTTTCCATTCCCGTCTTCCCCTGGTTGTTGTTTCCTTTCAAGGAGAATGGTTATGTCTTGGTTATCTCAATTTACCCTGATCATGCGATCGAACGTTACGGCGCTCAAAGAGCAGATCGAGGATCCCGAAAAGGTTTTGCATCAACTGTTGATCGACATGCAGAACGAGCTGGATGTCGTTCGATCCAGTGTCGCCGATGCGGTCGCCGACGAAATCCTGATGCGAAAACGTATTAACAAGGAGGCCGAAGAGGAAACGAAATGGCAAGAACGCGCGACCCAGGCCATCAAGCGAGGGGACGAATCGGTGGCGCGAACCGCCTTGGAACAAAGACTGTCCTGCACACAGCGACTCGAGCAGTACAAGTCGGATCATAACAAACAGGTGGTCGAAGTCGAAAAACTCAAAGCAGCTGTCCGAGATTTGGAAGACAAGATTCGTCAGGCGCAACATAAAAAGACACTGCTGGTTGCGAAGCTTGCGCGCGCCAAGTCGACCAATAAAATTCAATCAGCGTTGGACCGAACCCACAGCAAATCGGCATTCTCACACTTTCAAAAGCTGGAAGATCGCATCGATCGCCAGGAAGCCAAACTGGAGGCGCTTTCCGAAATGGGGGACGACGATGTTCCCAGCGATCTCGAGCAAGAGTTTTTACGGCAGGAACAAAAGGAACGCCTCGAAGCGGAGCTCGACGCCCTTCGAAAAATGACCTCTGCTGAAAGTTCCCAATGAGAAACGGGCTCATGAAGACAGTCCGAGAGTTGCTCAAGACTTGGTGGGGGCAGGATCGTATCCGCGTCTCCTCACGCTCGCTGCTCTTGGGGTCTTTACGCCCGGGGGATCATCTGATCTTTCGCGATCATCTTTACTCGCTATTGCGGGTGGAGGAATTGAGGGTTGAGGAATTAAGAAATGTTCGTGTTTTGCATCTAGGAAATGAAGAGGGGCACCACGCCCGGCCCCTTTTCATTATCTTGGACGCATCGTTGAACAGTGAGCCGGTCTTCCGGCAATACTGGACTCAGCAAAGGCCGACGTATCAAGATACCTTGATTCTTCCGAGCGATGGCTTCCGTTCGATGCTCCAAGCACGCCCGATTGGACTAGAATGGGAACTATTGCTCGACGAGGATTGGATGATCCCTTCTCAAAATCTATCTCTTTGAAAACGCCTACAACATGCTGGAACGGTTGGAGTGGTTATTGGTAGGGCTGGCAGGGCTCTTTGAGCTGGTGTTGCTCCTCCTGCTTTGCCAACCGATCAATCGAAAGTATGCGGCACCTTGGTTGAAATGGCTCGTCGGTGGCGCATTTCTTTTTCACCTAGGTTATTTCGGACGTCTGTTCTTCTTCCATGAAAAGACCGATGCGGCATTTATCGGTGACCGTGGTGCGATGCTCATTCTGTGTACCGGGCTGCTTATCATGCCGTCAGCGATGCTCCACGCTGCATTGCACCTGCGCACGAGTCTACGCCACCCCATACCAATTATGTCACGCCACAGTCGATTGTACTGGGCTCTTTATTTTCCCCTCCTACTACTATTGCCCGCGGTGTACCAAATATTTACCGGTCCACGCGGGAACTTCATGGAAAGCGTCCGGCCCATCCAACCTCTTTACATCGGCTGGCTTGCTACCGCAAACGGGGTTTGCACGCTCATCTTCGCAACCATCGCCATTACCACCCCCTTTTCGAACAGAAGATGGTTCTTTGTATGGATTTCATCTCTTCTCGTTTTGTTCACCGTGGCGGCAACCGCTTATGTACTTCTCTCCGACCGGCCGGAATGGGAGTATCCCATTCGTATTGGTCTGGCGATCGCTCCGTTGCTCCCCTCAGTTGTCTTGGTCTGGTACGTATTGACCAATCGACTATTACCGGTCGTATTCGAACAGACGACTGTCTACGGTGGTTTCTTGATTGCTGGGCTATTTGCACATCAATTGATTGCACAGCCTGTCGCCAATCGATTGCGAGGAATTATCAATGTGGATTTTGTCTTGCTTGAGTTGGCTATCTTGGTTTTATTGATTTATTGGATTCGGCCTTTTCGACGCCGCGCCAGCGAGTCTCTTCGATTCCTGATGAGTCCAAGAGCATTTGAGGTTCGCGATGCTATCCGAGAGCTCGCACTGGCAGTCACGCAACAAACATCCCCTGATATCTCAGCTCGATGTGAGTGGTTTGCAGAACAACTGCGCCTCCGTTTTGAACTGACGTGGGTACGCATTTTGTATTTGGATGCCGGTCAGCCCGCAGAGAACTATCGAGAATTCCGTGTAGTAGATCCTGTCACCTCACGAGTTCGTATCTCTCCGTACAAGGTCTGGGTGCCCGAAAATGACCC includes these proteins:
- a CDS encoding PspA/IM30 family protein — encoded protein: MSWLSQFTLIMRSNVTALKEQIEDPEKVLHQLLIDMQNELDVVRSSVADAVADEILMRKRINKEAEEETKWQERATQAIKRGDESVARTALEQRLSCTQRLEQYKSDHNKQVVEVEKLKAAVRDLEDKIRQAQHKKTLLVAKLARAKSTNKIQSALDRTHSKSAFSHFQKLEDRIDRQEAKLEALSEMGDDDVPSDLEQEFLRQEQKERLEAELDALRKMTSAESSQ
- a CDS encoding sensor histidine kinase, which encodes MLERLEWLLVGLAGLFELVLLLLLCQPINRKYAAPWLKWLVGGAFLFHLGYFGRLFFFHEKTDAAFIGDRGAMLILCTGLLIMPSAMLHAALHLRTSLRHPIPIMSRHSRLYWALYFPLLLLLPAVYQIFTGPRGNFMESVRPIQPLYIGWLATANGVCTLIFATIAITTPFSNRRWFFVWISSLLVLFTVAATAYVLLSDRPEWEYPIRIGLAIAPLLPSVVLVWYVLTNRLLPVVFEQTTVYGGFLIAGLFAHQLIAQPVANRLRGIINVDFVLLELAILVLLIYWIRPFRRRASESLRFLMSPRAFEVRDAIRELALAVTQQTSPDISARCEWFAEQLRLRFELTWVRILYLDAGQPAENYREFRVVDPVTSRVRISPYKVWVPENDPHALAHLLRALVDRTAPLERGYTNSSVLEEAMDTLGCDAAFPMNYQSIRGAILFGNDKSFLQLADEQLTSLLVLVDQFAATLQNLVEERMRRTMERDLFQKEKLSTLGMISGTLAHELRNPLSSIRTIASLVAEETPAGSPHRHDVEMIVSEVDRLHLTLQRVLDYARLPEDSNSHSEPDAVISKIGSILSYYALQRGTVLEFELGASQIAVAGSEQTLNEVFMNLVKNAIEACSEHQHAKVRVVTGANEKSFHASVIDNGKGIEPEDQDFIFEAFVTYKETGTGLGLYIVKERVQELGGTISLQSIPGQGATFTVVLPRSNL